The Streptomyces sp. RKND-216 genomic sequence AGCTCGGAGCGTGTGCCGACGGAGTTCTCCACAGGGGTGGTGGGGGCGTCCGGCCGCTGGGAGACTGGGTTCATGCAGGCCCTGTGGCAGGAGCTGACCGACCTGGTGTTGCCAGGGGGCTGTGCCGGGTGCGGGGTCTCTCGGGCCTCGCGACGGCTGTGCGCCCGCTGCCGCGCGCTGCTTGGGCGCGCCGTTCCCCGCCCGGTGCGTCCGTCGCCAGTCCCCGATGGACTGCCCTCCGTCCACGCGGTGCTGCCATATGCCGACGAGGCCCGGGCCGTGTTGCTCGCGCACAAGGAGCGGGGCGCGCTGCCGCTGGCCGAGCCCCTCGGCCGTGCCCTGGCGGGCGCCGTACGGGCCGCAGTGGCCGGGAGCGGCGCGTGCCGTCCGGTGCTGCTGGTGCCGGTGCCCTCGGCGCGCCGCTCCGTCGCCGCACGCGGCCACGACCCGGTGCGACGGGTCGCGTCCGCCGCCGCGGCCGCTCTGCGGCGCGCGGGGGAACCGGCCCGCGTCCTGCCGGTGCTGCGGCAGCGGCGGAAGGTCGCCGACCAGGCGGGGCTGACGGCCGCGCGCCGCGCTGCGAACCTGTCCGGGGCGCTGGAGACGGCGCCCGGTGCGGCGCGGTTGTTGTCGCCGCGGGCGCGGTGCCGACCCGGCGGGGTGCAGCCGCTCGTGGTGCTGGTGGACGATCTGATCACCACGGGTGCCTCGCTCGCCGAGGCGTCACGGGTGGTCACGGAGCGGACCGGAGTCCTCCCGGTAGCTGCCGTGGTCGCCGCCGGCGTACGGAACCACCCCTCGCGGTCCGTCGTTGCCGGTGGGCGGGTGATATTCGCCCGATCGGAGGTACGTGTCAGTAAGGGGTGCCGGGCGTCCTCCACCGGAGGTACGTTCGGAGAGGGATGACGATCTTCCGAGTGGGGGAGGAGGAGGTGAAGTCGCAACCCGACCTTGTGCCGGAGCGTGACCGGCAGCGGCCGTGAACCTCCGGCGTCAGTGCACAAAGGGCGCGCCGCGCTCAGCGCGTAGCAGCGTCCGGGAACGGAGTTCTGCGTGGACATCGTCGTCAAGGGCCGGAAGACAGAGGTGCCGGACCGGTTCCGCAAGCACGTGGCCGAGAAGCTGGAGAAGATCCAGAAGCTCGACGGCAAGGTGATCAACCTGGATGTCGAGGTCTCGAAGGAGCACAACCCCCGGCAGGCCAACCGTTCCGACAGGGTGGAGATCACCCTGCGCACCCGCGGCCCGGTCATTCGCGCCGAGGCTTCGGCCTCTGATCCGTATGCGGCGCTCGACCTTGCCACCGGAAAGCTCGAGGCACGCCTGCGCAAGCAACACGACAAGCGCCGGGTGCACCGCGGCGGCCACCGCGCACCGATCAGCGTGGCCGCGGCGACGGCGCACCTGGCTGCGGAACTCAACGGGGAGATGGATGCCGCTTCCGCGGCGGCGCGCACCTCGGAGGACGACGGGCATTCGAACACCACACGGGTCGGCCCGCTCGAGGTCCAGGGGGAAGGCCCCCTGGTCGTACGGGAGAAGACCCACGCCGCCGCACCCATGACGCTCGACCAGGCGCTCTACGAAATGGAGCTGGTGGGCCACGACTTCTACCTGTTCGTCGACTCGGAGACCAAGAACCCCAGCGTCGTCTACCGGCGCCACGGCTACGACTACGGCGTGATCCACCTGGAACAGGATCCGTTCGCCGAGGAGGCTCCGCTCGGAGCGGGCGGCGCCCTCGGAGGCTGACCGACGCCGCGGCCCCCGGCCGGGTCACGGGAGACCCGGCCGGGGGCGCCCCACGCGGTGCCGGGCGGACGCGGGACCTGCGGCATGGGAGGATGGCCGGACCGTCAACCGGCGTGTTCTCCAAACGGCGTTGGGGCGGCCGAGCCCGTTGGGGGAGGAATCGATGGCGGACAGCTTCGGGCCCGCGATGTCCGTGCCGGGCGCACGGCAACCAGCGGGAGCGCCCGACGCGGAAGAGGCTGCGGGCTCGCACGACCCCTCGCGCGAGGAGCCGATCCGGGTCCTCGTAGTGGACGACCACGCGTTGTTCCGGCGCGGTCTGGAGATCGTCCTCGCGCAGGAGGAGGACATCGAGGTGGTCGGCGAGGCCGGTGACGGTGCCGAAGCCGTGGAGGTGGCCGCCGACCTGCTGCCCGACATTGTGCTGATGGACGTGCGGATGCCCAAGCGCAGCGGCATCGAGGCGTGTACGGCGCTCAAGGAGGTGGCTCCCAGCGCGAAGATCATCATGCTGACGATCAGCGACGAGGAGGCCGACCTCTACGACGCGATCAAGGCCGGCGCGACGGGCTACCTGCTCAAGGAGATCTCCACCGACGAGGTCTCCACCGCCATCCGGGCCGTCGCGGACGGGCAGTCCCAAATCAGCCCCTCCATGGCGGCGAAGCTGCTCACCGAGTTCAAGTCGATGATCCAGCGCACTGACGAGAGCAAGCTGGTACCGGCGCCCCGGCTGACCGACCGCGAGCTGGAGGTCCTCAAACTCGTCGCCACCGGTAAGAACAACCGCGACATCGCCAAGGAACTCTTCATCAGCGAGAACACGGTGAAGAACCACGTCCGGAACATCCTGGAGAAGCTTCAGCTGCATTCCCGGATGGAGGCCGTGGTCTACGCGATGCGGGAGAAGATCCTCGAGATCCGCTGAGGGCGCCCGAGGCCGGCTGCCCGCGCCCGCCACCCAGCGGCGGGTCCGGACGCCAGGAGCCCTCCCCCGTCAGGAGACCCCCCGCAGCGCCGCCTCCAACGGCCCGCGCAACTCCTCCGGTGCGCACCGCTCCACCCGCACCGCGTCGCAGCCCACCCACTCCGCGGCCTCCCGCAGCGCCTTCGCCATCGGCTCCACCGCGCTCCGCCCCCGCAGCGACAGCTGCCGTGCGACCAGCGTCGTCCCCTCCCGCGCCGGGTCGACCCGGCCCCGCAGCTTCCCGCCCGCCAGCAGCGGCATCGCGAAGTAGCCGTGCAGCCTCCTGGGCCGTGGCACGTACGCCTCCAGGCGGTGGGTGAAGTCGAACATGCGCAGCGTCCGCGGGCGGTCCCAGACGAGCGAGTCGAAGGGGGAGAGCAGCGTGGTGCGGTGCCGGCCGCGCGGCGGGGAGGCGAGGGCCTGCGGGTCGGCCCAGGCGGGCTTCTGCCAGCCCTGCACCTCCACGGGCACCAGCCCGGTGTCCGGTAGCACGGACGCCACCTGGTCGCCCGTGAGGCGGTGGTAGTCGGCCAGGTCGGACCGCGTGGCGACGCCCATGGCGCTGCCGGCCTGCGCCACCAGGCGCCGCAGGCACGCGGCGTCGTCCAGGTCGTCGTGCAGAAGGGCGTCGGGGACCGCGCGGTCGGCAAGGTCGTAGACCCGCTTCCAGCCGCGACGCTCCGTGCAGACCACCTCGCCGGTGTCCAGCATCCACTCCACGGCGATCTTGGTCTGCGACCAGTCGAACCACTCGCCGCCGTTCTTACCGCCGCCCAGTTCCGTGGTGGTCAGCGGCCCGTCGGTCTTGAGGCGGTCGCGCACCGCGGCGCAGGATGCCTCCGTGTCCTCCAGGTGGTGCCAGCGGCGCCCCTTGGCGCGCCGGGCACGCCGGCGGAAGGCGAAGTGCGGCCATTCCTCGATCGGCAGGATGCAGGCCGCGTGCGACCAGTACTCGAAGGAGTGACCGCCGGTCCAGTACGCGTCCTCCACGCGCTGCCGTCCGACGGCGCCGAGGCGGGCGTACGGCACCAGCTCGTGCGAACGGGCCAGCACGGAGATGGTGTCGAGCTGCACCGCCCCGAGTCTGCCGAGCACCCCGCGCACGCCGCCGCGCCGGTCCGGCGCACCCAGCAGGCCCTGGGCGCGCAGCGCGACGCGTCGTGCCTCGTCGGCGGTCAGCGAGAGCTCGGGAGTCATGCCGCACACCCTAGAGCGCCGCACTGACAGCCGGTCCCGTCGCGTGCGGCCGCGGCGAGACACGACAGGGACGCTGCGGCGACCGCGCGGGCAGGCCCCTGCTCCGACCGGTACAGGCCGGCTCGGGCGAGCTCAGATAGCCGGCTCGTACGGCGTCGCGGAGGCGCGCCCCCAGTCCCCGGGCAGCAGGGCCCCGATCCAGGCGTCCAGCCGGACGCCGCGGTGCACCAGGCGGCCGCGCTGGAGACCCTCCATGACGAAGCCGACCCGTGCAGCCACCGCGCGGGAGCCCTCGTTGCCCGCCGCGGCGACCCATTCCATGCGTTCCACGCCGAGCCCGGTGAAGGCCCAGTCCACGACGGCGCGCGCCGCCTCCGCCGTGTA encodes the following:
- a CDS encoding ComF family protein gives rise to the protein MQALWQELTDLVLPGGCAGCGVSRASRRLCARCRALLGRAVPRPVRPSPVPDGLPSVHAVLPYADEARAVLLAHKERGALPLAEPLGRALAGAVRAAVAGSGACRPVLLVPVPSARRSVAARGHDPVRRVASAAAAALRRAGEPARVLPVLRQRRKVADQAGLTAARRAANLSGALETAPGAARLLSPRARCRPGGVQPLVVLVDDLITTGASLAEASRVVTERTGVLPVAAVVAAGVRNHPSRSVVAGGRVIFARSEVRVSKGCRASSTGGTFGEG
- the raiA gene encoding ribosome-associated translation inhibitor RaiA is translated as MDIVVKGRKTEVPDRFRKHVAEKLEKIQKLDGKVINLDVEVSKEHNPRQANRSDRVEITLRTRGPVIRAEASASDPYAALDLATGKLEARLRKQHDKRRVHRGGHRAPISVAAATAHLAAELNGEMDAASAAARTSEDDGHSNTTRVGPLEVQGEGPLVVREKTHAAAPMTLDQALYEMELVGHDFYLFVDSETKNPSVVYRRHGYDYGVIHLEQDPFAEEAPLGAGGALGG
- a CDS encoding response regulator transcription factor, producing MSVPGARQPAGAPDAEEAAGSHDPSREEPIRVLVVDDHALFRRGLEIVLAQEEDIEVVGEAGDGAEAVEVAADLLPDIVLMDVRMPKRSGIEACTALKEVAPSAKIIMLTISDEEADLYDAIKAGATGYLLKEISTDEVSTAIRAVADGQSQISPSMAAKLLTEFKSMIQRTDESKLVPAPRLTDRELEVLKLVATGKNNRDIAKELFISENTVKNHVRNILEKLQLHSRMEAVVYAMREKILEIR
- a CDS encoding crosslink repair DNA glycosylase YcaQ family protein, whose protein sequence is MTPELSLTADEARRVALRAQGLLGAPDRRGGVRGVLGRLGAVQLDTISVLARSHELVPYARLGAVGRQRVEDAYWTGGHSFEYWSHAACILPIEEWPHFAFRRRARRAKGRRWHHLEDTEASCAAVRDRLKTDGPLTTTELGGGKNGGEWFDWSQTKIAVEWMLDTGEVVCTERRGWKRVYDLADRAVPDALLHDDLDDAACLRRLVAQAGSAMGVATRSDLADYHRLTGDQVASVLPDTGLVPVEVQGWQKPAWADPQALASPPRGRHRTTLLSPFDSLVWDRPRTLRMFDFTHRLEAYVPRPRRLHGYFAMPLLAGGKLRGRVDPAREGTTLVARQLSLRGRSAVEPMAKALREAAEWVGCDAVRVERCAPEELRGPLEAALRGVS